Part of the Nicotiana sylvestris chromosome 2, ASM39365v2, whole genome shotgun sequence genome, CAACTCTTAATCATAAACCATCCATTTCACTTAAAGTTTATCTTTGCTAAGCATGCTCTTATAATGGGTGCTGTAAATGTAGTGGGCAGTTGATAATTTTATCTCTCTCAGGTTGTCGCATAGATCTAAATTGTCCATGAAAAGTTCATCATTACCTCATGATTGTCGTTTATCTGCATGCTTTGGTGATCAGTTTTAACAGATGAAGTGGACAAGTTTCAATTTTTCTCTCAGATTTGAACTTAGTTTTTCAAATGTGAAATGCTAATGCATTAATGACTCATGGTTGTTGTTTATCTGCAGTTAGGCATCCAGCCTAAAGAAGATAATCTCACTGTGGAGCAAGCGTGGGATGAACTGGCTGGTCGACTATCATATTTATTTTCAATTGAGGTATGTAACTGTGTTGGTGTTAACGTGATGATGCAATTCTTCTTGGAGTCAGCTGCAAGGTTACAAAGTTTCACTAGCCATCGAGATTAAGTGAGAACTTTGACTTATATACATGTTTGTCTGCATAAGAAAGTTTTTAATAAATTATAATAACTCGATGGTGAAGCTGGTTATACAGGGTATTGTCACTTTGTCGTGAAATTTATTTTCTATAAAACAGCAAACACTATACCAAATACGTCATTTTTAGTAATATCTCAGCtttggagttttttttttttttgcaatttaaaAGTCTTTCAGTGCTATTTGATTGTTTGTAGAGTCTGAAATATGATGTTTTTATGCTTTATTGAAACTTGCCCAAGGTTTCATTAGAAAATATAAAATTTCCTATGGTTTCATCATATATTTGTGGCATGTTCTTATAAATAGTTCTATTGAGTTTGTGAGATATTTAATGCTCATAAAGGTtcattaatattttttatattttcattaaGTCCAGCTTCAGTAGATAATAATTACTGAGTTTTTTGTTTGtaggataacatgatgtaaaCGGATTCACTAATTGGATGTAGTTATGTAATGTATTTTTTCCTGCAGCTAATGAACTACCTGACTTAATGTTATTTACGGTTCACTTTTTTCGTTTCCGGTTGTTGATGAAAGTTCTTGCCTTCAATTCATCCGCTTAGCGGTCACTTCAGAGCAGCATTGCAGAGAGGAGGTCACCTTAGTGGATTTATTCCTGTAGCAGCTATTGCTGCGTTTGATGCTAAGATTAATAGCTTATGTAAATATATAAATCCTGAAGTGGAGTCGAATCACATTTTGGTGATGTCACTTATTATTGAAGCTGCTAAGAGGTTAGCGAATACGCTTTTGTTCTCTGAGGAGAAGCTTTCATTGCAGAGGCTAAATCCACACCCTCCTGAGATTATACAGTCTTTACTAAAGAATGAATCTAGTTTCCCAGAGAGCATTTCAATTGAAGCAGTACGTATTCCAGCTTCAGCAGAGAAGATTGTGGAACCTTCAATACTTGATGCCTCTTTTGGCAATTATTACCTGGATGCCATTGCAAAGGAGCTAGGGGTTAAGGATGCTTCTAAGGTTCTGATTTCTAGGTGAGAAAGAATATATACAGAGCATTGAACTAGTACTTTGTTTGACTGGTAAAATGTTGTGAGCTTGACTTGTAACAATCAGAAGTCGGTTTTAATGCAGTATGGTAAGAAGTATATGAAGGAGCTCCTATCCAGTGATGGATGCAGCCTTTATGCTGCGAGTTCTACCCAGTATTCTCAATACAAAGTTTAAAGAATCACTAAAAGCTCAACAAATATTAAATCTGCGCACAATTTCAAAGTACAATTGCCATTGGGCTTTGGTCTAGTGGTGAGAACACAATGCGTGATGTGTAGGTTAGGTGCATGTCACAGGTTTGAAATTTGCTGCAGACAAAAGCCTGGTATTTAAGCAGAGAAGGGTAGAGAGACGGGCCCCATTACTCACCGAGTTTTGAACCGTGCACCATTGGCCCTCGGGGATTTCTCTgttgtcaaaaaaaaaagaaaaagatcagAAGTACAATGAATTTAATGCTAATAGCTTTGAAGGTTTAAACCATCAAATTTAAATGCCAGATCCGCCTTTGATTCTATCTAGAGTTTTCTGATAGGTTGTATTGTTCCTTCTTCCATGCTGGTATGATATATACTTGATGCATCTTGATATTTATTTTTAAGTAAGACAAAATTAATCTTGTATGACGAAAGCTGACACCCTTCATCATAAACTGGTTATGGATGGATGTTGGAAGTTAGTTCATGGCTGGTTCAATGTGAGCTGTAAGGTAGTTTTGTGGTTTTTGTTAGAGAAGGCTGGATCAAATAAATAATTGCTTCCATTTTAATTGAGCATTTCCTGTATCTTTGATGATGAACATTTGTTTTCTGTTACAGGACTATTGGCAAAGCTTCCTCAGAAACGAGGTTGTACTTCTGTGCTCCAGAATCCATAACGATTGGCCCATCATCAGAGTTACATATGAAACTAGCCAGTTCATTTAGAGAATTTAATGCCCTTGCGACCTACCTATCTGGTCAAGAAATATACGGTGATGCAATTTTGGCATCTGTAGGATACACCTGGAAGTCTACTGATCTTTCTTATGAAGATTTATCCTTGCGTGCATATTACAGGTATGTCCTTGGCACCATTTTTGAGTTTTTAGTCAGCGAAGTCTGGCTGAATCAAAACTGAGTCTGGCTTAATTACAACTGGATTGTCATCTAGGATAGCAGAATTATGATAGCCATTCTAGTAAGTTTCCCCCCTGTGATCTGGGTGTGGTGGGCTAAATAATGGAGACAGTGAATTTGCATGATGAGTTTAGGGTGCCGAACTCAGGACCTGAAGTCACGTGTTGTACTTCAggaatttcttttcttttttatttttgtttttccttttgattTCTTTATTTAACTGTGACACTCAGTTGCTATCATTGATTTGCATAATATtttacttttcttcttttttatttcacTCATAATAGCGGGgttcattttcttttctctttttcctctcaAGAATACTTGCCAACATGATACCTAGCGGAATTTACAAGTTGTCAAGAGAAGCAATACTTGCCGCAGAGCTGCCCACAACATTCACAACAAGGAGCAATTGGAGGGGTTCTTTGCCCAGAGATATTCTCTGCACATTTTGCCGCCAGCATCGATTATCTGAACCTGTCTTTTCCAGCGATTCCTTTGAACCTCTGCCAGATTTAACTGGACGTAAAAGATTGAGGGATACAGCATCAAGTGGAGACGAAATTAATGAAGGTGGtcttgctgctactgctactgctgctgcacAAGGAGGGTGTACTCTAGTCTATAGATGTACAGTGAAGATATACTCCAAGTACCAGGATTTGATTCTGCTGTGTTCGCCAAAGGAATCTTATAAGAAACAGACTGATGCAATTCATAATGCTGCTTTAAAAGTTCTCTTATGGTTGGATAGATTTCTTGATAAAGTTGCTATGTCTGTGGAGGAGATGACATCGTCTGCAAAGGGACTTGATGTTCTTATTTATCCTCAACAGTTTGTTAAGGAGTTCTCATCATGTCAATTCTTGCCCAAATATCGGTGGAGCACTGCAACACTAGCAGACAGCTCTCTGTGTTCTAGCTACTCTTATGTACAGAAGAACACGCTAGAAGACGAAGTAGCATCTGTTAGGATAAGTGGTGAATATTCTGGAACGACTCCATCTAATGGTTCTTTGGTGTGTGTGACATACAACATATATTTAGTCACGGAAAGGGAAGGCATTAAGGAACAGCTTGAAGGGTCTAAAGAGTTTGAATTTGAGATTGGCAGTGGAGCCACATCACCTGTTCTCGAAGCAGTTGTAACACAGATGTCCATTGATCAGTTTGCATGTTTTACTATGGAATTGCCTTCCAAAGAGATTGTTCTAGCAGTGGCTCGTGATTCAACAACTGTCCTTTCATTATTGTCTTCAGGTAAGTAAGGCAGTTCTTtccttttgttctgatttttttttGGCTCTATTTGTGTTGATTTCCATTTTAGAACATGCTTTCCGCAGGACATTTGTCGTGTCGAACCCATATAAAATTTCTGTTGTATTCCGATAATCTAGAGTTTTCTCTCCTCTCTGGAGACAGGTACTTGTACGATGAAATGTGAAGTCACCTTGCTGCGGGTGACAGTACCCCTGGAGGATAGAATGGAACAGGCCTTATTCACTCCCCCATTATCAAAACAACGTGTTGAATATGCATTGCAGCACATTAGAGAATCTTGTGCTGCCTCTTTGGTATAGGCCTTTTCAAATGATTTTGCTGTCTTTTTAGATGATAAAAAGACTTGATTCTGATCTTTATCCCATCACAGGTTGATTTTGGATGTGGTTCTGGAAGTCTCCTGGAGTCTTTATTAGCTTATCAAACCTCTCTTGAGAAAATAGTAGGCGTTGATATTTCACAGAAAGCTCTTGCTCGTGCTGCCAAGGTCTGATGCACTCACAGCCTTTTTATACTGCTTTCCAACTTTCACAATCTCTCTCAGTAATTGTCcttcagtttcttcttttctttctactgcatttctttttcttagtaaTGGTAATAAGAGCTTGTGCATTCTCTAACTTAACTATGTAAGTTGAAAACTGAACTGTGATTCGAGCGAGTGAGAAAAATCAGGATCTGCAATGTGTGCCAATCCAATATTTAGATATTATCCTGTATCGTCAGCTAGATCTAGTTTTGCCTATGCTTTCAGTGTGACATTATCCATCTCATAGGTAATGACAGTATTTTCGGATTGCGAAAGCTAGAGAGATGTTTCCTTATTCAGGAAAAAATTTAACATTCCAGATCAGAAGaatctaatttttttaaaactctcTAGTTTTATTATCAATTGTTAGATAAATAAATTGGATAAAGTAGGTTCTTCATATTAGCTTGACGTTGCTGAAATGAGAATGTCATTGCATTAAATGTaaaaacagtaaaagaaagaaaaaaggctGATAAACAAAGAGATATAAGTAATAGCTGAAGTAGCTCCAGCACCaacaaagataaaaataaaaataaaaatagaaaaagagaaagaaagatggtCCAGATGGTTATATGCCCATTAGAAGGTTTAAGATTTACTTATTGGGAAGGCTGGTAGCATAATCATCACTTGGGAAGTCAAGGGAATTCACAAATGATTTAAAAAATTGTAAATTGAATACATAACAAATATGATTTTCTGATTATGATTGTTGAATTGAAGCTAATTTGAGTTCAGATGACTATTTGAAGGTTACTAAAAAAAAGAAGGTAATCACATGACTCCATATAAGATACTTGGACAGAGAAATGTTAAGGTCCTtttacccccccccctcccctcaCAAGTAGTTGTACAACTGATATCATTTTCTATTTCCTTAGTCTAGCGTCGGAAACTCCAAAGTAGATACCATTCAGTCAGTGGTGGTATAGGATTCTAGAATTGGGAACTATGGTATTGGACTATCATgagaaatccaaaaaaaaaaaagtagtttctgctgaaaaagaagaaactttttcTCGTTTATCCCTTTCTTTGAGGATGGCAAGCAACTTTGAAGCTTCAGGAATATAGCAACATGAGCTTTTTTTCTTAGACATTCTGAACTAGTAAACTAATGAGGTCAAATATGTTAGTTCAAGATGCTAAGAGATTTCTGATTAGCATAGTTCACTTTTTCTTTCTGTTGCATTGACGGAGTATAGTTCTAAACATTTAATGTCTGCCACATGTGTTGCTGGTGCCAAATTATAATTTTAACTTTTCTTATTTATGCGTTCACTAAGAGTCTTCTTAATTTCCAGATACTTCATTCAAAGCTCAATGGAAATATAGAAGCTAAACAACTGACTAACAGAATCAAGTCTGCAATACTATATGAGGGTTCGATTTTGACTTGTGATTCTCGGTTATGTGGGTATGACATTGCAACCTGCTTGGAGGTAATTGGTTCCTCTTCTAGTGATGGTTACACAGCTTTCCGGATTTAAAATTGAGCTTTAGGACACTTAGTTTCATGAAGTACTTGCGTAAAAATGCTTGTGTACCTTATATCCATGCCAAAAATGAGGTCTATGGCTGGTTATATCATTCTTTTTTATTGAAGCAGTTGAGCACAGTGGCAGAACCAGGATTTTTACCAAGGGGATTCGGAATATTAAAAAGTACACACACGAACAAGCCAAGGGGATTCAACATCTACTATTTATGCATAAAAACAATTTTAACCTTATATATATAGTGTAATTTTCCGGCGAAAGGAGTTTAGGGATGAAGCCCCTTCCGCCACTagctctccccccccccccccgtttgAGCAGATCAGTGAACTTAGTGTCTGGAGAGGATCTGTCAACTAGATTGCTGTAGAATGGTTTAATATGTTATCTTACCAAAAAAGAGCTGTTGTAGATGGTTTAGTATGTTAGATGTCATATATTAGTATTTGAGGTCGGGAGAAAGTAGTTTCTGAAGCTTGTCACTATATAAGTTGGAGATTGGTGTAAGTGAGATATTGAAACTTCTATGCATTTGATTTGAAATAGACGTCAGACTGATTTTTCTGTAGCCTTCACATGAGTTTGCAGAGATAGACACGGTGATTCACATACCAGAAGAGCATAGTGCCAGTACTCACTAATA contains:
- the LOC104224851 gene encoding small RNA 2'-O-methyltransferase isoform X2, whose product is METGRNPASGPKKSPFTPKAIIHQRFAAKACYKVEEVQEVAQNGCPGLVIPQKGPCLYRCTLQLPDFSVVSETFKRKKDAEQSAAEKAIQKLGIQPKEDNLTVEQAWDELAGRLSYLFSIEFLPSIHPLSGHFRAALQRGGHLSGFIPVAAIAAFDAKINSLCKYINPEVESNHILVMSLIIEAAKRLANTLLFSEEKLSLQRLNPHPPEIIQSLLKNESSFPESISIEAVRIPASAEKIVEPSILDASFGNYYLDAIAKELGVKDASKVLISRTIGKASSETRLYFCAPESITIGPSSELHMKLASSFREFNALATYLSGQEIYGDAILASVGYTWKSTDLSYEDLSLRAYYRILANMIPSGIYKLSREAILAAELPTTFTTRSNWRGSLPRDILCTFCRQHRLSEPVFSSDSFEPLPDLTGRKRLRDTASSGDEINEGGLAATATAAAQGGCTLVYRCTVKIYSKYQDLILLCSPKESYKKQTDAIHNAALKVLLWLDRFLDKVAMSVEEMTSSAKGLDVLIYPQQFVKEFSSCQFLPKYRWSTATLADSSLCSSYSYVQKNTLEDEVASVRISGEYSGTTPSNGSLVCVTYNIYLVTEREGIKEQLEGSKEFEFEIGSGATSPVLEAVVTQMSIDQFACFTMELPSKEIVLAVARDSTTVLSLLSSGTCTMKCEVTLLRVTVPLEDRMEQALFTPPLSKQRVEYALQHIRESCAASLVDFGCGSGSLLESLLAYQTSLEKIVGVDISQKALARAAKVIEHMEEHEACLFGDIVLSSFCPQILIVSTPNYEYNVILQNSSPQCQEEDPDEKSQQQSCKFRNHDHKFEWTRQQFCQWASELALRHNYDVEFSGVGGEPNKEPGFASQIAVFRRKDGSPANADFTEHFDVIWEWSSSSNSRS
- the LOC104224851 gene encoding small RNA 2'-O-methyltransferase isoform X1; protein product: METGRNPASGPKKSPFTPKAIIHQRFAAKACYKVEEVQEVAQNGCPGLVIPQKGPCLYRCTLQLPDFSVVSETFKRKKDAEQSAAEKAIQKLGIQPKEDNLTVEQAWDELAGRLSYLFSIEFLPSIHPLSGHFRAALQRGGHLSGFIPVAAIAAFDAKINSLCKYINPEVESNHILVMSLIIEAAKRLANTLLFSEEKLSLQRLNPHPPEIIQSLLKNESSFPESISIEAVRIPASAEKIVEPSILDASFGNYYLDAIAKELGVKDASKVLISRTIGKASSETRLYFCAPESITIGPSSELHMKLASSFREFNALATYLSGQEIYGDAILASVGYTWKSTDLSYEDLSLRAYYRILANMIPSGIYKLSREAILAAELPTTFTTRSNWRGSLPRDILCTFCRQHRLSEPVFSSDSFEPLPDLTGRKRLRDTASSGDEINEGGLAATATAAAQGGCTLVYRCTVKIYSKYQDLILLCSPKESYKKQTDAIHNAALKVLLWLDRFLDKVAMSVEEMTSSAKGLDVLIYPQQFVKEFSSCQFLPKYRWSTATLADSSLCSSYSYVQKNTLEDEVASVRISGEYSGTTPSNGSLVCVTYNIYLVTEREGIKEQLEGSKEFEFEIGSGATSPVLEAVVTQMSIDQFACFTMELPSKEIVLAVARDSTTVLSLLSSGTCTMKCEVTLLRVTVPLEDRMEQALFTPPLSKQRVEYALQHIRESCAASLVDFGCGSGSLLESLLAYQTSLEKIVGVDISQKALARAAKILHSKLNGNIEAKQLTNRIKSAILYEGSILTCDSRLCGYDIATCLEVIEHMEEHEACLFGDIVLSSFCPQILIVSTPNYEYNVILQNSSPQCQEEDPDEKSQQQSCKFRNHDHKFEWTRQQFCQWASELALRHNYDVEFSGVGGEPNKEPGFASQIAVFRRKDGSPANADFTEHFDVIWEWSSSSNSRS